In a single window of the Octopus sinensis linkage group LG1, ASM634580v1, whole genome shotgun sequence genome:
- the LOC115213263 gene encoding uncharacterized protein LOC115213263, with the protein MTPSEIHEDMVRTLTDNAPSYATVKRWIKEFQRDGESVKDDPTPGRPPTTTTNYNIDFTLGMVMQDRQISCRQITEKLGISNERADNIVTKELGFSKVSARWVLCLLTSEQKRTRCTLSTSNLELFEADEKNFLARFIIMDESWVHHYQPETKGQSKQWKHTSPTPKKARSFLQLARSWRQYFWILKLYC; encoded by the coding sequence atgactcCATCAGAAATCCATGAAGATATGGTGAGAACCTTAACAGACAATGCTCCTTCATATGCAACAGTCAAACGCTGGATAAAGGAATTCCAGCGTGACGGGGAGAGTGTGAAAGATGATCCCACACCAGGGAGGCCTCCAACTACAACCACCAACTACAACATTGACTTTACTCTTGGTATGGTAATGCAAGATCGTCAAATATCATGTCGCCAGATAACTGAGAAACTGGGCATCTCAAATGAAAGAGCAGACAACATTGTAACaaaagaacttgggttctcaaaggTTTCTGCAAGGTGGGTCCTTTGCCTTTTGACTTCTGAACAGAAACGCACCAGGTGCACTTTGTCCACGAGCAATCTGGAACTGTTTGAAGCCGATGAAAAGAATTTTCTTGCTCGTTTTATTATTATGGACGAAAGTTGGGTTCATCACTACCAGCCTGAAACCAAAGGACAATCAAAGCAGTGGAAGCATACATCTCCTACCCCAAAGAAGGCCAGGTCATTCCTTCAGCTAGCAAGGTCATGGCGTCAGTATTTTTGGATTCTCAAGCTGTATTGCTGA